The proteins below are encoded in one region of Reichenbachiella sp. 5M10:
- a CDS encoding PspC domain-containing protein — MTRILKKSSDRVIGGVLGGIADYFGWDYTLVRLAYVLLSFMSIGFPGVIVYLVLWFIMPE; from the coding sequence ATGACAAGAATTTTGAAAAAATCAAGCGATAGAGTAATAGGAGGTGTATTGGGAGGCATAGCTGACTACTTTGGATGGGATTATACATTGGTTCGATTGGCCTATGTCTTATTGTCTTTCATGTCGATAGGGTTTCCTGGGGTGATTGTATACTTGGTGCTTTGGTTTATCATGCCTGAATGA